A stretch of DNA from bacterium:
GCGATTGACGGCATCCTGGAGGGCGTCGTCGTAGACCGGGCGGTGGACTTCGCGGAAGATGCCCAGGGGGGTCGGGCCGTAGGGTCCGTGGGCCAGGCGGGAAAGGGCGAATGCCGCCGATGCGTCCTCGGCATGCGCGTCGTGGACGATGATCTGTGACGGGTTGACCGAGGCGCGGTCGGCGATCGCCGCCCGGCCGCCGTCCCAGACCACGGCCTTATCCTTGTTGGCGCCGAACACGATCGGCTGGCCGTGGACCAGGTCGATCCGGTTGGCGTAGCGATCGGGCTTGCCGGTCAGCTGGATGAACGCCTTGTCATTGAAGACGTTGCAGTTCTGGTAGATCTCGATGAGGGCCGAGCCGCGGTGGGCGTGGGCGGCCTTCAGCATGGCGGTGGTGTGGTTGCGGTCCATGTCCAGGGTCCGGGCCACGAAGGTGGCTTCGGCGCCCAGCGCCAGGCTGACCGGGTTGAACGGGTAGTCGATCGAGCCGGCCGGCGAGGACTTGGTGGTCTTGCCGGGTTCGGACGTGGGCGAGTACTGACCCTTCGTCAGCCCGTAGATCTGGTTGTTGAACAGCAGGATGGTCATGTCGATGTTGCGGCGCAGGGCGTGGATCAGGTGGTTGCCGCCGATCGACAGCAGGTCCCCGTCCCCTCCGACCACCCACACCGACAGCTCCGGGTTGGCGACGGCCACGCCGCTGGCGATGGCGGGTGCCCGGCCGTGGATGGCGTGCATGCCGTAGGTGTTCATGTAGTAGGGGAAGCGGGCCGCGCAGCCGATGCCCGACACGAACACCACGTTCTCGCGCTTGATGTCGAGCCCGGCGAAGAAGTTCTGGACCGCGGCGAGGATCGTGTAGTCGCCGCAGCCCGGGCACCAGCGGACCTCCTGGTCGGTCTGGAAGTCGACCCGTGTGTAGCTCATCGGCCTGCTATCTCCATGATCTTGGCGCTTATCTCGCCGAACTGGAACGGCACCCCCTCCACCTTGCTGTAGGAGATGACCGGCCGGGCGAACTCGGCCTTCACCATCCGGGACAGCTGGCCGTTGTTCATCTCGGGTATCAGCACGTGCTCGTAGCTGCTCAGCACGGTGGTCATGTTGGGGGGGAAGGGACTCAGGTACCGGATCCGTGCGTAGGCGACCTTGGCGCCCTTGCGCCGGGCGTTGCCCACCCCGGCCTTCACCGCCGAGTACGTCGACCCCCAGCTCAGCACCAGCAGGTCCGCCCCGTCGGGGTCGTCGACCTCCACCTCCGGGATGTCGTTGGCGACGTTCGCCACCTTCCAGGCCCTGATGTCGGTCATGAGTTGGTGGTTGGCGGGGTCGTAGGAGACGTTCCCCGTCACCTCCTCCTTCTCGAGGCCGCCGATGCGGTGCTCGAGGCCGGGCATCCCGGGGATCGCCCACCGGCGGGCCATGGTCTGGAGGTCGCGCAGGTAGGGCAGGAACTTGTCGCCGGCGTTCGGCCCGGTCGCGAACGGAACCTCGAGGATCGGCAGGGATGCGATGTCGGGCAGCCTCCAAGGCTCGGAACCGGTGGCGATGTAGCCGTCGGAGAGCAGGATGACCGGCGTCATGTACTTGATGGCGATCCGGGCGGCCTCGATCGCCACCTCGAAGGCGTCAGATGGGGAGGACGCCGCCACCACGGGCAGCGGAGACTCGCCGTGGCGGCCCCACACCGCCAGGAACAGGTCGGACTGCTCCGGCTTGGTCGGGAGGCCGGTCGACGGGCCTCCCCGCTGCACGTCGACGATGATCATCGGCATCTCGGTGATCATCGCCAGGCTGATCGTCTCGCCCTTGAGGGACAGACCGGGCCCGCTCGTGCCGGTGACGGCCAGCGACCCGGCGAAGGCCGCGCCGAGGGCGGCGCCCGCCGCGGCGATCTCGTCCTCGGCCTGGAAGGTCTTCACCCCGAAGTTCCGGTGGCGCACCAACTCGTGAAGGATCTCCGATGCCGGGGTGATCGGGTAGGAGGCGTAGAACAGCGGCAGGCCCGACAACACCGAGGCGGCCACCAGCCCCCACGACAGGGCGGCGTTGCCGTTCACGTTGGTGTAGGTGCCGGGCGGCAGGTCGGCCGGACGCACCTCGATCTGGCGCGCGAAGCTCTCGGTGGTTATCCCGTAGTTGTAGCCCGCCTTGAGAGCGGCCAGGTTGGCGTTCATCACCGGCTCGATGCGGCCGAACTTCTTCTTCACCCACTCGGCGGTCACGTCGGTCTCGCGTCCGAACATCCAAAGGAGCAGCCCCAGGGCGAGGAAGTTCTTGGAGCGGAGCACCGCCCGGCCGCTCACCCCCGAGCCCTTGACGGCTTCCTTGGTGAGGGTCTCCATCGGCACCCGGTGGACGTCGAAACCGGCGAGCGTGCCGTCGTCCAGGGGGTTGGCCTCGAATCCGGCCTTGTGCAGGTTGCGCTCGTCGAAGGCTTCCTCGTTGACGATCAGGATCCCGTCGTCGCGCAGGTCTTGGAGATGGACCTTGAGGGCGGCCGGGTTCATGGCCACCAGCACGCCGGGCCGGTCACCGGGGGTAAGGATGTCCCAGTCGGCTATCTGGAGCTGGAAGGACGAGACGCCGGGGAGGGTGCCGGCGGGAGCGCGGATCTCGGCCGGGAAGGTGGGCAGGGTGGCCAGGTCGTTCCCGAAAATGGCCGCGGCGTCGGTGAACCGGTTGCCCGCCAGCTGCATGCCGTCGCCCGAGTCGCCCGCGAAGCGGATGACCATCCGGTCCGTTCGGTCGACGCCTACCCCGCCGTTGGTGCCTGTGACGCCGGGTGCCTCCGGCAGGGGGGTGACCGGGTTGTGGTCGCTGTCCACCGTCTTTCTCTCTCCAGCCGTTCCTGAGGCGCGAATCCGGGCGCGCCCCTGGCTTCTGCCGCACGCGCGCACTCCGCAGTGACCGGACGGTCCATCCGGATGCGGATGCTCCGGAGTCTACCCCCTCCGTACGGGTGTGCGGGGCGGACCGGCTGTGGGGAATCGGTGCCGGTATCACTCAACAAGGGTATTGTCACTACGCCCGACTATACGTACTGTTACTTCTGTCTGATATTTGCGATATATGGCCACGTATTCAAACAGTGTGGCGCTGGCGGAGCATCGGCTCCGGTCCGGCGTTACACTGGCGGCAGAAAGGACGCCCAACATGCCCCCTCTCGACTGGATCGGAGTCGTCACCCTCTTCGGCATCGCCGTGAGCATCAACTGGTGGGTGGTCAAGAGCTACTCCGACCGGATGGAACGGCGCTTCGATCAGCAGGACGCTCGTTTCGACAAGCGCTTCGATGGGCAGGACGCTCGTTTCGGCAAGCGCTTCGATGGGCAGGACGCCCGTTTGGATCGGCAGGAGAGGCGTTTGGAGAGGCTGGAGACCTTGATGCTCAGTCTCGTGCGCGACGTAGGCCTGCTCATGGGCGCGATGGGTATCTACCCTGCCGCCAAGGCGAAGGCCGGCTCCGGGGAGTAGGCCCGCACCGGTGACATCCTCACCCGCTTGACGGAAGGGCCAGGCCGGTCCGGATCAGGCCGGCCTGTTCCAGCGCCTCACCCACACCCAGCAGCACGTTCTCTCCCCACCAGGGCGCCAGGAACTGGACCGACGGGGGTGGCGCGCCCTGGTCGGTCGTCGGCAGGGCGATGGCCGGGCATCCGGTCAGGTTCACGAGCGAGCTGTAACCGTTCAGTACGTCCCGGTAGAAGTGGGCCTCACCGTCGATCGTCATGGTGTCGTTCCCGATGGTCTTGCGGGAATGGCCGACCGCCGGGGTAAGCAGCAGGTCATGGTGGCGGAAGGCCTCGCGGGCAGCCTGCTGGAGGGCCGCTCTCCGGCTCATCGCCTCCGTGTATTGGTCTATCGTCACGTCCATCGCCGCCCCCAGGCGCACCTCGAGGTCGGGACCGTACGGCTTGTCGGGGTCGTTGAGCCACTTCCGATGCACAGCCGCCACCTCGCCGGCCACCACCGCCATGTATGTCGGATCGGGCACCAGGCCGGGGGCCTCCACCAGCTCGACATGGGCGCCCACGCTGCGGAGCCGGTCGGAGAAACGATCGAACGAGCGGTGCATTGCGGCGGAGGTGGGCGCCGCGGACAGCCAGCCGGTCGGCACTCCGACACGTAGGTTCTCGAGGCGTGGAGCCCGATCCGGGGAATCGGGCGCCCGCGTCGACCTGGGATCCTCCGGGTCGAACCCCTTCATCGCGTCATACAGCAGGCGGGCGTCGCCCACCGTGGCGGTTATCGGTCCGACCGTATCGAGGGAACCCGCCACGGGGAGCACGCCGGTCAAGGGGACGGCCCCGTGGGTGACCTTCAGACCCACTACCCCGCAGAGGGCGGCGGGCACCCGCACGGATCCTCCCGTGTCGGTGCCGATCGCTCCCGCCGACATGCCGGCCGCCACGGCCGCCGCCGATCCGCCCGAAGACCCTCCCGGCGACAGGTCGCGATCCCACGGGTTGCGAACCGGCCCGAACCAGGGGTTCTCCGACGAGAACCCGAACGCGAACTCGTGTAGCCCGGTCCGGCCGATGATGATGGCGTCGGCCGCCTCCAGGCGCCGCACCACGGTGGCGGATGCCGTCGCCCTGTGCCGGTAGAAGGCCGACCCGGCCGTGGTCACGTGCCCGGCGTGGTCGACCAGGTCCTTGAGGGCGATCGGTACCCCGCACAGCGGTCCGGCCGGTGATCCCGCACGGAGCCCGGCATCGACCGCATCGGCCCGCTCCAAGGCCCCGGCCCGGTCGATCTCCACGAACGCGTTGAGCTCCGGGTTGAGCCGCTCCGCCACGTCCAGGTATCGCTCCACCACCTGGCGGGCGGACCGGGTGCCGCTCCGGACGGCCTCGGCGATGCTGGCGCCGGTCCCGGGCATCAGCGCTACCAGACCAACTCGGCGGTCTCCGGGTAGATCATGATCCACGTCAGGCCCGCCGGCATGGTCACCGGCTCGCCGCCGGACCCGGTGAGAGTGAACCAGTCGCCGTTGTCGGCGCGGCTCCACCTCCCTTCCTGCGCCAGGCCCTCGGCGAACACGACGGCCCGGTTCTCCCCGGTGGTGTGCCAGGCCGGAACGCACGAACCGTCACCCGAAGGGCAGGCCGTGTAGCGCTCGGCCATCAGCACCACCAACACGTCGGCCGCGATCTGGGTGGTGGTGCCGTCCTGGGCGATCAACTGATGGGGCACCCCCTCCACCGAACGCAGGTACTGGGTGCCGTCCCAGTGCCACACCACATCGGTTGTGTCCGTCCAGTCGAGGAAGATGTAGGTGGCCACGTCCATCGGCGAGGCGGTGGAGGGACCCCGGTTGAACAGGGTCGGGGGAGGGCTCTGGTCGAGGCGCCGGTCCGCTGCGATCCGGCGGGCCTCGGCGGTGTCGGCGTAGAGGTTGTGGGGCGCCTTGCGCTCATTCCAGCGGTCGGTCAGGGGCGGTCCCATGTCTCCGATCAACGGTACGAGTGACTTGCCGACTATCCACGACTGGCCTCCGCTGATGGTCAGCGCCCCGTTGAGCGGCTTGATCAGGGTCGAGTCCGTGGGACGGAGCGACCGCACCGGGCCCACCCACGCGGAGTCGCTGTTATGGAACAGAGCGATGAACCTGGTGATCCCTGCCTCCACGACCAGCTCGAACACCGCGTCGGCCTCCTGGATTCCGGACTGGGGCCGTGAGTTCCAGTGGTTGTCGACCTTGACGGCGATCAGCTTGCGATCCACCAGGGAGGAAGACGCGACGGGCAGACCGCTGACCGGCGACACCGGGCCGGAATAGACGGTGGTCGAGGGGGAGGTGTCTTCGGTCTCCGGGGTATCGGTGGGCTCCGAGGTCCCCGCGGTGGTCGTGGCGCCCGTTCCGTCCGGCTCGGTACCCCCATCGGTGGTGGCTCCCGTGGTGGCTCCCGTGGTGGCGCCGGTGGTGGCGCCGGCGTCCTGGGCGTCCTCCCCGGTCGTGGTGGCGGCGGTCCCCGCCTCCGGCCCCGTCCCCGCCTCCCCGGCCGGCTCGCTACCGGATCCCGGGTCGGATGTGGAGGTGCCGGCGTCCCCGCTGACCTGGGTGGTCGTGTCGGAGGGGGCGGTCGAGGGAACGGCGTCCTCGCCACCGCCACAGGCGACGGAGAGCACCAGCCAGACAGCCACGACCAGGAGGTTCTTTCGGGGCATAGGTCGTCTCAGTTTCTCAGACTCGGAGGCCTATTCCAAGCATCGAGCCGGCCCGCACCGGCGCGTCACCACTAGACGCGCCCGGCTCGGCGCCAGGGCCAGTACCGGGCCACCACTCTCGAGTGGACGCTCGGGCGCCGGATCGGTCCGAGCGTCCGGCTGTCGGCCGAAGAGTCGGCCCGGTTGTCGCCCAGGACGAACCAGGAGTCGGATGGCACGACCCACTCACCTTCGGGACGGGTGGCGGCGTGCCACCACGGATCCACGGCCGGCCGGCCCCCGATCATCAGCACACCACCCTCGATGCCGACCGTCTCGCCGGGCATGCCGACCACCCGCTTGATCATGTAGCGTCCACCAGCCCGGAAGATCATGACGTCCCCCCGGGCGAGCCCCGTCCGTTCCCACGCCCGATCCGTCATCAGATGGTCCCCCGGCTCGATCGCGGGCATCATGGAATGGTCCGCCACCCGGAAGCGGCGGTAGCGGGACATCAGCACCCTCGAGAGCACGGTCGAGGCAAGTCCGGTCAGGGCAATGATGCTCCGGCGGGCACGGCGCCTCCAGGGACTCAAGGCGCGAGAGCGGGTAGGGGCTGCATTAACGGGACACCGATGAGTGTATTGTCTCCCTCATCCGGTAACCACCAGACCCGAGGAGATGTTCATGGGGATTCTCGCACCATCCAGGCAGGCCCACGCCCACTGCGACCTGTTCTGCGGCGTCTACGACCCGGCCCAGGCCAGGATCGAAGCCGAGTCGGTGCTCCAGGCCGCCAACAAGTACCACGGGAGCGATGACGAGGTGTTCCGCAGCCGTTGCATCGCGGTCAAGGAGGCGCAGGCCGAGCTGGTGAAGCACCACCTGTCGGTGCTGTGGACCGACTTCTTCAAGCCGCACCATCTGGAGCAGTTCCCGGAGCTGCACAATCTGTTCTGGAACGCCATCAAGGCGGCCGGCGACGCCAAGAAGTCGACCGATACGGCCGTGGCAGAGGATCTCGTGGCCCAGATCGAGGGCATCGCTGAGGTCTTCTGGCAGACCGCGGAGTCGGCCAACGTGGGGCTGTACCCGCCCTCCTGAACCCCCTCGGTGCCCACCCCTCCCACGAACCTAAGGCTCAGGGCGTGGTCTGCCGTGTTTTGAACCTAAGGTTCAGCGATCGCTGGTCTCGGAAGCTGGAAACACGCGACCCCTTCGGCAGGTAGTCCGACGGCGGGGCACAGAGCAAGCGGAACCCGTGGTCTGAGGGCTCACGGTTGGCTCACCTCTCGCGCAAGATCGAGCAGCGGGACGGCCTCGGTGTCCGGAGTGATCCTGTAGCGCTCCGCTCCGGGATAGACGACGAATTTGGCATCCGGACGCACGTCGCTGCAACCGCTATGGAAGCCCCTGCGAGGCCGGGGGTTGAGGCTCCGTTTGACCTCGATCGCCCACGGACGACGCCCGGGCAATGTCACGATCAGATCGATCTCCGCTCCCCCCGACGAGCGGTAGTAGCTCGCCTCACTTCCTTCCGGTAGCCGTGACACGAGAGTTTCGATGGCAAACCCCTCCCAGCTTGCCCCGACCACGGGATGGCCGAGAAGGTCCTCCTTGAAGGTCAGACCCAGCAGGGCATGCACGATCCCGCTGTCGCGCACATAGACCTTCGGGGACTTGACAAGACGCTTCCCCGTGTTCTTGCGCCAAGGCGGCAGGCGCCGTACCAGCAGCAGGTCGGACATGAGGTCCAAGTAGCGGGAGACAGTCTTGCCGTCCACTCCGAGGCCGCGGGCGAGGGCCGCAGCGTTGAGCAGTCCCCCTTGGGCGTGGGCCAACATCATCCAGAAACGTCTGAGCGTCTCGGCAGGAATACGCGGGCCGAACTGGGGAATGTCGCGCTCGAGATACGTCCGGATGAAGTTCTGTCTCCACAGGAAGCTCCGGCGGTCATCGGCCGCCAGGAAGCTGTCGGGGAACCCGCCTCGCACCCAAAGGGGCGCCCAGTCGCCTGACCCCACCTCCGTCACGTCCAGCGGACCGAGTTCAAGGTAGGCGATGCGCCCGGCCAGGCTCTCGCCCGACTGCCGTAGTAGCTCCATTGACGCCGACCCCAGCAGAAGAAACCGCCCCGCTCCTCGTCCTCCGCGCCTTCCCCGATCTATGAGGCCGCGAAGGACTTGGAAGAGGCCCGGTGTCCTATGCACCTCATCGAGGATCACCAACCTGTGCTGATGGTCGGCCAGGTACAGCTCGGGGCCCGAAAGCTTCGCGAGGTCAGATGGCGATTCCAGGTCGAGGTAGACCGAGTCCAGCGCGTCGGCGATCTGCCAGGCCAGCGTGGTCTTCCCCACCTGCCGGGGTCCGATCAGAGCAACGGCGGGATACTCCGAGAGGAGTTCGTGCAGCCGTGAATGCAGACGGCGCGGAATCATCCTTGTAATTATGGCACAGCACTCCAGAAATACAAGGTTGAGGAGGAGGTCACACTTTGGTGTCGCGTTCCTGAGGTTCAGGGCGTCATATTTGGTGCGGTGATCCTCAGGTTCGGGGGTCGTGGTGTTCCTCAGGTTCAGGGCGTCATATTTGACGCTCTCTGCCTCAAGAATGTCCTGAAGTCCCCGAACTCGCGAAAAAGCAGGCCGAACTCGCGAAAATCCGGCGCTTCGCACCGGGCCCTCCCCCGCCACCACCTGTCCTGGTTTGGAGCGTGGTCGGCCATGCCCGGCTGGATGCCGGGAATCGGCGGTTCGCTCCATTAGCTGTCGTGTTCCCTCGGGCCGGCCGTTCCGATCGGTCTCACCTCATCGGCCGGTTAGGTGCTTGGCGATAGGCAACATATGTCGGGGGTGTGACATATTTGACCCTTGCGGGGCAGACCGCGAAAAAACTGGTCACGGTTGGAGAAAGGTCGAGTAGCCGGGTCGCGTAGCCGCGGCGCGGATGCGCAGGAGGTTAGGCGCATGGGAGCCCGAGCTACCTGCTCGGGGCGGCTGTCACTCGCCGACCAGGTCCCGCCGTTTCAGGATCGACCCCGTGAGCAGCACCGAGACCAGCGCCATCACCGCAACCTTGGCGGCGGCACCCCCCGCTCCGATCGCCACGCGGCCGAGTATCACGTCCACGGTGTCGTAAGTGTCGATGGTCATCGTGGCGAAGTCGGCCGAGGCCGAGACGACGATGCGGTAGATCGAGGATGCCTGTATCCCCCCGATGATGCTGGAGAGGATCCCCTCCCACAGGAACAGGTAGCCGAGGCCGAACAGGGTGGCCCGGTTGAGCACCAGCCCCAGGGGCACGAACAGCGCGGCCGAGGCCACGCTCTGGATGGCCACTCCCACCGTGGTGGCCATCCCGATGGTCCAGTCGCCGCTCATCACGCCGGCCACCAGCCACGTGACCAGCACCCCGGCCTCCAGGATCACGAAGGAGGAGACTGCCGCGGCTATCAGG
This window harbors:
- a CDS encoding 2-oxoacid:ferredoxin oxidoreductase subunit beta, with product MSYTRVDFQTDQEVRWCPGCGDYTILAAVQNFFAGLDIKRENVVFVSGIGCAARFPYYMNTYGMHAIHGRAPAIASGVAVANPELSVWVVGGDGDLLSIGGNHLIHALRRNIDMTILLFNNQIYGLTKGQYSPTSEPGKTTKSSPAGSIDYPFNPVSLALGAEATFVARTLDMDRNHTTAMLKAAHAHRGSALIEIYQNCNVFNDKAFIQLTGKPDRYANRIDLVHGQPIVFGANKDKAVVWDGGRAAIADRASVNPSQIIVHDAHAEDASAAFALSRLAHGPYGPTPLGIFREVHRPVYDDALQDAVNRSTAARGSGDLGKLITSLGTWTAE
- a CDS encoding 2-oxoacid:acceptor oxidoreductase subunit alpha, producing MVIRFAGDSGDGMQLAGNRFTDAAAIFGNDLATLPTFPAEIRAPAGTLPGVSSFQLQIADWDILTPGDRPGVLVAMNPAALKVHLQDLRDDGILIVNEEAFDERNLHKAGFEANPLDDGTLAGFDVHRVPMETLTKEAVKGSGVSGRAVLRSKNFLALGLLLWMFGRETDVTAEWVKKKFGRIEPVMNANLAALKAGYNYGITTESFARQIEVRPADLPPGTYTNVNGNAALSWGLVAASVLSGLPLFYASYPITPASEILHELVRHRNFGVKTFQAEDEIAAAGAALGAAFAGSLAVTGTSGPGLSLKGETISLAMITEMPMIIVDVQRGGPSTGLPTKPEQSDLFLAVWGRHGESPLPVVAASSPSDAFEVAIEAARIAIKYMTPVILLSDGYIATGSEPWRLPDIASLPILEVPFATGPNAGDKFLPYLRDLQTMARRWAIPGMPGLEHRIGGLEKEEVTGNVSYDPANHQLMTDIRAWKVANVANDIPEVEVDDPDGADLLVLSWGSTYSAVKAGVGNARRKGAKVAYARIRYLSPFPPNMTTVLSSYEHVLIPEMNNGQLSRMVKAEFARPVISYSKVEGVPFQFGEISAKIMEIAGR
- a CDS encoding amidase, which produces MPGTGASIAEAVRSGTRSARQVVERYLDVAERLNPELNAFVEIDRAGALERADAVDAGLRAGSPAGPLCGVPIALKDLVDHAGHVTTAGSAFYRHRATASATVVRRLEAADAIIIGRTGLHEFAFGFSSENPWFGPVRNPWDRDLSPGGSSGGSAAAVAAGMSAGAIGTDTGGSVRVPAALCGVVGLKVTHGAVPLTGVLPVAGSLDTVGPITATVGDARLLYDAMKGFDPEDPRSTRAPDSPDRAPRLENLRVGVPTGWLSAAPTSAAMHRSFDRFSDRLRSVGAHVELVEAPGLVPDPTYMAVVAGEVAAVHRKWLNDPDKPYGPDLEVRLGAAMDVTIDQYTEAMSRRAALQQAAREAFRHHDLLLTPAVGHSRKTIGNDTMTIDGEAHFYRDVLNGYSSLVNLTGCPAIALPTTDQGAPPPSVQFLAPWWGENVLLGVGEALEQAGLIRTGLALPSSG
- a CDS encoding DUF3048 domain-containing protein, with the translated sequence MPRKNLLVVAVWLVLSVACGGGEDAVPSTAPSDTTTQVSGDAGTSTSDPGSGSEPAGEAGTGPEAGTAATTTGEDAQDAGATTGATTGATTGATTDGGTEPDGTGATTTAGTSEPTDTPETEDTSPSTTVYSGPVSPVSGLPVASSSLVDRKLIAVKVDNHWNSRPQSGIQEADAVFELVVEAGITRFIALFHNSDSAWVGPVRSLRPTDSTLIKPLNGALTISGGQSWIVGKSLVPLIGDMGPPLTDRWNERKAPHNLYADTAEARRIAADRRLDQSPPPTLFNRGPSTASPMDVATYIFLDWTDTTDVVWHWDGTQYLRSVEGVPHQLIAQDGTTTQIAADVLVVLMAERYTACPSGDGSCVPAWHTTGENRAVVFAEGLAQEGRWSRADNGDWFTLTGSGGEPVTMPAGLTWIMIYPETAELVW
- the lepB gene encoding signal peptidase I gives rise to the protein MSPWRRRARRSIIALTGLASTVLSRVLMSRYRRFRVADHSMMPAIEPGDHLMTDRAWERTGLARGDVMIFRAGGRYMIKRVVGMPGETVGIEGGVLMIGGRPAVDPWWHAATRPEGEWVVPSDSWFVLGDNRADSSADSRTLGPIRRPSVHSRVVARYWPWRRAGRV
- the sodN gene encoding superoxide dismutase, Ni produces the protein MGILAPSRQAHAHCDLFCGVYDPAQARIEAESVLQAANKYHGSDDEVFRSRCIAVKEAQAELVKHHLSVLWTDFFKPHHLEQFPELHNLFWNAIKAAGDAKKSTDTAVAEDLVAQIEGIAEVFWQTAESANVGLYPPS
- a CDS encoding ATP-binding protein — encoded protein: MIPRRLHSRLHELLSEYPAVALIGPRQVGKTTLAWQIADALDSVYLDLESPSDLAKLSGPELYLADHQHRLVILDEVHRTPGLFQVLRGLIDRGRRGGRGAGRFLLLGSASMELLRQSGESLAGRIAYLELGPLDVTEVGSGDWAPLWVRGGFPDSFLAADDRRSFLWRQNFIRTYLERDIPQFGPRIPAETLRRFWMMLAHAQGGLLNAAALARGLGVDGKTVSRYLDLMSDLLLVRRLPPWRKNTGKRLVKSPKVYVRDSGIVHALLGLTFKEDLLGHPVVGASWEGFAIETLVSRLPEGSEASYYRSSGGAEIDLIVTLPGRRPWAIEVKRSLNPRPRRGFHSGCSDVRPDAKFVVYPGAERYRITPDTEAVPLLDLAREVSQP
- a CDS encoding ABC transporter permease — its product is MRALFLVVGSLTGRLMRRRRSIAMLFLTGALAPLLFFLSLGRSGSFAAEMYNDLTFSLGMATLYPVAALVVSTAALGEERKAHTLPFLLLKPVPRAVIALGALIAAAVSSFVILEAGVLVTWLVAGVMSGDWTIGMATTVGVAIQSVASAALFVPLGLVLNRATLFGLGYLFLWEGILSSIIGGIQASSIYRIVVSASADFATMTIDTYDTVDVILGRVAIGAGGAAAKVAVMALVSVLLTGSILKRRDLVGE